Within Spinacia oleracea cultivar Varoflay chromosome 4, BTI_SOV_V1, whole genome shotgun sequence, the genomic segment tcttactatgttggttagattttaagtgaactaaaatccttaatcatgcaacataatcaagctttgatctcatgcattttaagacatatttaaaagcaataaataacttaaaacatgcataagataaatatgatctagtatggcccgacttcatcttgaagctttaacttcaaagtccgtcttgaaaatctccgtgggaggcaccattttcttcaaataggataagctataattaaaactaattacaactatttgatggtacgcagaccatatttgaattgaaaaacaactttggtactttagaccaattacattcaaattaatggtacgcagaccatattttctatcctatttgggccatactagtcacttcataacctgcaaaacagtacatatacaatatataccattcacccattcattatcatgaatggcccacatagctggttagtaaaacacattatgcatcacgtaaacatttgcagcaattaatcaagggcaccaataatctaccaattattcagtccttattaattctaatcaagttgttttaaccttaaggatttgtagacctaatcaagagtttatgactaaaaagggctcccactcaaaccaataaattcatatgctttactaattttaaacataaaaatttatttctagtctaaccggaaacatacaaatttaattaaaatttaaagctcatataaatttataattgaatccaaaagtttaatttaatttcagtcgtatttaaatttattcatgattttaattttagtaaaataattagaataaataaaatttattataattataatattcaaaattaaaatccaagaaaataatttaaattattaattttaaaattaattaaaattacgtaaactgaaaatttcaaattaaaattttaaaacgatctaatcgcaacacaaacacctcacgcatcacacgcccatgggccacacgcacacagccatcgttggccatgtgcgcgcagcccatgcgctgcgtcgcatagctgctgcttctacccttcgcaagccatcgcgcgagctggtgctcgctgcgcgcgcgccagcgctcgatgcacgcgagcatgtgctcgctgcgcgcgtgccagcgctcgatgcacgcgagccatcgctcgctgcattcgctcgctagcgctcgcttcgtgcactcgccagcgcatgctgtgcgcgctcgctagcgctcgcttggtgcgagccagcgctcgctgcgcgcggcatcgacgctgggcgcagcactcgtggcacgcgagcttgcgctcgctgcgcgcgaggctgcgcgcgcttgcgcgatgcagtgcgcgttgtggcgcagctcgcttgctgcccacacgcgactgccgtgccttgccttcgcccatgcccattcgtccattgctcatagcccacgacacaaggcagggctgctgccttgtgctcgtgcaccatgcccttgctcattgcattcgtgccgcatgggcgacgagctcccttgctcgtcgtcacatgcccgcactatacaacaccccttaagggtaacacgtagcgtccattgctttgtgcgtacaagttatatgaacgaatcgcataaaatttaaaaaatttatatttaaaattaatgacaaattaataaattaatattaatttcataattttagggcgaaaaatcgaaaatttattattcaattgatttccgattaacatggattcaagtttaggtcataaaaatttaaaatttatcataaatttacaatttttatggtggtttttaatcataggtatctaattaaattataattaattatgaaaatcaaattaattctaaattattctaattttcaacaaattaatcataattacaaattagattgcataattaacaaggctaggcattcaaacttgttaaacatatacagtaggtcaatcaaaaattcaagatttatcaacaagaatcgtaaatatttaatttaacatcttaaatttacgaaattttgcattcgaaaaactaaaaccttcgaaaagtcatagttaggcttcgaatttgagaattctgggttcggcagaaaaaacctatttttgtcaaaattttagaatgccttttacatgcggaattgacacaaaaatcactcgatttggatgagtaacgaagaaactgccgaaaaactgcgtacgtataattaaataaacgcaatttgcaattaattaacaattacgaaaattaatcaccccttttaattcttgcaaatttgtaatatttaaccatgttcatgcaatttagattatgaaaataataagaggctcgtgataccactgttaggttatgatacatatgacaaatcataaatcatgcggaaaaaccatttagccaggaatacatattatttacacataatcatataccatagtttagatgcatactctttgttgcgtgccttccctagctgcgcccgaaccgaacaagaacaagtcttaaggactccaagtgtcgtccctccgtagatagtccacagcacgtccggatccgccttaagattaaccaactagaatcgcccttaaggtactaataattttcggcacttttaggcaaggaatgtgactgaatttttctctcaaaaactcactttgaatacttgaataatctatgtaaatatgtgaccctaggcacctatttatagagttatggaaaaggttttggaatcctattaggatactaatttatttaattataatcctactaggactctaattaaataatcattatctaatagttttaggatttaatcatatttcgaatcccgattgctttaggattcccgcacaagcattgcatgagcaccgtacacccgcgcaagccttgcggcccacgctaggcgcacagcgctcggcccactgctgtgctctcgcgcgcgcgccccaggccttggctgggcctggccttgcgctgggcctggtcgaggcttggcatgcgatggtgcgtgttggctcgctgggcgatggcctggcttcgtgctgggccttcgtctagcgggcctcgtccgatgctaattcgtacgatacgcttccgattaaattcccgatttcggaattcattttcgatacgaacaatatttagcatttccgattccggatttaatttccgtttcgaacaaatatttaatatttccgtttccggaattattttccgattccgataatatttccgatctgaaaatatttccgtttccggtaatatttccgattccggcaatatttccatttccgataatattttccgatacgtaccatgtttccgtttccggcaacatctacgacttggataatatttatatttccgatatgatccatatttccgtttccggcaatatcatcgtttccggagtattcatttcttgcctgtgacgatctcagctcccactgaaaccaagatccgtcgattccgaatatccatagatggagtatttaatgccattaaatacttgatctgtttacgtactatttgtgtgaccctacgggttcagtcaagagtaagctgtggattaatatcattaattccacttgaactgaagcggcctctagctaggcattcagctcacttgatctcactgaattattaacttgttaattaatactgaaccgcatatattagacttatcattgaatgcatacttggaccaagggcattatttccttcaaactgTTCGTAAATAAGGTGGAACAAACACCTATCTCTCATTCTCACAAAACAAATGAGGATAGAAGAAAGCATGTAGAGATTAATGACGTCAGTAAAGGGCAGTAGCAGGTGACCAGTGGGGTTATGAGTACTCAACTATGTGCAAAGGGCCCACCCTCATCCGCAAGTGTGATAACCCCATCCATCACAATTGATGATAATGAGCAACATACTCCAAAGAAGGGGTAGACTAATGTACAGGATGATAAGGTGTTTGATAGGTGCATCACAGAAGAGAGGGTACAAGAACAGGAGAATGAAGACCCAACCCCTACTCAACATGAGGAGGGGTCCCCTACTCTACTGCCCTCTCAGGGGACCCTCCAAAGCAGTGAGTGTCATCTAAAGTTTGAAGTGGGAAAGGCCTTAGTGAATCCTAGGAAACTCAAAAGGGTGCAAAAAGTAGTACGTCGACCAACAGGAGGGATAGAGGTGGATAATGTGTGTGGGAAGTGGAAGGATATGATGGAAATTGATGCTGTTTTTTCAGGGGATGTGGAGCAGGGATTAAAGGAATCAAAGGTTGTGATGGAGAACAAGGAGGATAGGGTTTACAATCAAGTAGCGGAGGTTGCTCGTCAACCCCGCGAACAACAATGATAGGCCTATCGTGGAACTGCCGGGGTTTGGGGAGCCCCCAAGCAGTGAATGCGCTCAAGGGTGTACTTCAAATTGAACGTCCCCACTTTATCTTCCTCTAGGAGACAAAGCTGAAAGGTAAGGAATGGGATAGTGTTAAAATGAAGGTGAACTTGAATAATTGTGTTAGTGTGGACTGTTATGGTGAAGGGAGGCATAGGAGAGGTGGGCTAGCCATGCTTTGGAAGGATGATACGGATATTACCCTCCATTCAATGTCTTTAAACCACATGGGTTTTGTGGTTTCTATGAGCAACGACCTCAACTGGAGGCTTACGGGTATCTACGGCCATCCTGAAAAATATAGGAAAGATGATACTTGGAAGATGTTGGTGGAACTAGGCGATGGGAGTACAATGCCGTGGTTATGCTTAGGAGACTTCAATGGGATCCTCAACCATGCTGAAAAACAAGGAGGAAATTCAAACAATCAACGTCAGATTTATGGTTTCAGACAAGAAGTAGAATCGTGCCAATTGAGAGACATCCATTTTGAAGGATTCCCCTTCACATGGACAAATAATAGAGCAGATGGAGATAATGTACAATAACACCTCGACAGGGCGTTGGTGACTGACTCTTGGCACAACCTGTACCCGTGTTCTATGGTTGAGCACCTACCACGTAGGCATTCTGATCATTTAATCCTCATCAAAGAACAAGTACATGTTAGCAAACGGAAGAGAAAACGGAAACGAGGATTCCGCTTTGAGAAAGAATGGCTAAGGGATGATGAGTGTGGAAATATAGTGGCGGGAAGCTGGAGTATATCGAAGGGTAATGATGTGAGGAGCAAAATTGAATGTTGTGCGGGTTGGCTGAGGAGCTGGAGTAAGTTGTGTCCAAATGATTTTTCTAAAGAAATTGCAAGTAGGAGGCAACAGGTACTACATTTAATGTCCAATGACCCTACACCAACTATTTTGGGGGAAATAAGGAAACTTGATGCAGAGATTGATGAACTAGAGCTCCGGGAAGAAACCTTTTGGGCACAACGCAGTAGACAGGTTTGGCTACGTGACGGGAACAAAAATACAACATTTTTTCACAAAAAAGCCGAGCAACGTTGGAAAAGAAATACTATTAAGGGAGTGTTTGATGAGGGGGGAACATGGAGAGATGATGAGGAGGAGGCAGAAGCAGTATTTGTGAGCTACTTTGAacatttattcacaacaaaTGGCACTGCTGAGATGGGACAAATTTTTGAGAAAGTGCAGCCAGGAGTTTCACGTGATATGAACATCTCTTTAACAACAAGATATACGGAGGAGGAGGTGATAATCGCTTTGAAGCAAATGCATCCCACAAAAGCCCCCGGGACCTGACGGTATGCCTGCTTTATTTTATAAAACAATTCTGGAGTGTGGTAGGAGAGGATGTGAATTTGTATGTTTTGGATATTCTTAATAATGGTGCCCCTATTGATCAAATAAATCATACTCATGTGGTACTTATTCCAAAAAGAAAACATGCCAGTCTACTAGAGATTACCGACCGATAAGCCTTTGTAATGCTTTATATAAGGTTGCTTCGAAAGTAATCTCGAACAGGTTGAAAGTGGTTCTGCCGAGTGTGATTAGTGAATCCCAAAGCGCCTTTGTTCCGGGGCGACTCATTCCAGACAATGTGTTGGTGGCTTATGAGCTCTTTCATTATCTCCGTAAGAAAAAGAAGGGTAAAAAGGGGTTTATGGCAATGAAACTTGACATGAGTAAGGCGTATGATCGTGTGGAGTGGGCTTTCATTGAAGGGATCGATGATGATGAAGTTGGGCTTTAGTGACAGCTTTGTGGGGCTCATTATGCGGTGTCTATCTTCGGTCTCCTATTCCATTTTGTTAAATGGGTTCCCAACTCGAAGAGTCAAACCAAGCAGAGGTATCCGACAGGGGGACCCGATatctccttttctctttctcattTTTGCGGAAGGACTCTCGTCCCTTTTAAGGGACGCCGAGGCTCGAAAGGTGATCCATGGTATAAAGGTAAGCAAAAATGTTCTTCCTATTTCTCACCTATTTTTTGCAGATGATAGCCTTTTGTTTACTAGAGCTTGTGATGAGCGAGGAAGCGGAGGCCATGCTGGACATCCTTACGCCTTATGAAATAGCATCGGGCCAAAAGATTAATCTGGAAAATCAGAAGTCTCTTTCAGTCGTAATATGGGAGCTAATTCGCAGAATTCACTTCAATCGAAGTTGAACTTTACGGCGGTTATTgttatttactaccttaaagtatgttttgttttgaaatcactaccactttacagttttctcatcttaaaattaagatatataTATTccatttcttaatcattttaattagTTCGaaactcattcttctcatttatgtgtaaggattaTATTGATACCGTTCttttaaaattttgtaaaagataaaacgaattaaaaaaaatgtgaattaTCAAACGAGTTGTTTTGAAATATCGTTCTCTGTGAAATCCTTGtagaaaaatttgaaaaaatgagATTTGAATCGCTTTAAATGATTAAGAAGaaaaagagatatcttaattttaaaatgagaaaatggTAAAGTGGTAGTGATTCCCAAACCAAAACGTATTTAAGTAGTAAATTACAATAAAATTTTCATGAGTTAGTTAATATAAAAATGGTGtattttaaggtagtaaatatcAAAATTTCCAAGAATCAACTTGGGGGAAAATTATAGGGTTTAACAAAATTCGTAATTCACGTTCTACATAATTTGAGTTTAACAATCTATATTCAATTACATAATTTAACCAGTAATTTAAGAAATCGGAAATTTATATGGTTTaacctaattcaaaatcaatttgggGAAAATTCTAGGGTTTATCAAGTTTTAAAATCTAAGAAAAGTAGATCTGAGACTAAATTGACAttgtaaaaattttattcttcaTAAACTATATTTTTCGAGTAAAATACATCTTCTCCAAACATTGATATAATGAATCGGAAACtgaattaaatttcattttttgttcAATTTAGGTCTTCGATTCTTTCTCTATCCTCTTACAAAGTCGGCCAAAAAGAAAAGATAAACTAAAAAAACAATTTGAATTTTCAAAACAGGTCTGAAATTTCAAAGTGAGTGCAATGTGGGTCCCACGCTTTCAGTCAATAGGAACCCATTGCATGGTAGGACTACATGCACCCATTGTATATGTAGAGTTTTCATTGTAGAATGTCTCACTTGTTTAGTTTGAACATTATTAATTTCAATTTCAGTAGTCTAATACTCTGATGCATGGAAGCGAAAATTTCATGTAATCAAATAAGGGACATACAGAACAATCAGTCTTATATAACACATGGAGAAAATATTGAACCTTATAGTAATTGTGAGCTAAAAAAAATTGCATGTAGAAGACAAATACATAAATACAGGTactataaaaagaaaaagaagtacATAAATACAGGTAATGGCAACCaacagttgaattaaatgataacAACGCACAAAATAAGGGGAAATTTCTGATTTTTGATGACAGAAATAACAGAAGGAAGTGTAAAAAGTAGAATATGAAATCAAAGATATTAGCTCATTCTAAATCTACAATCCCCAAATTGGAGAGAATGAGTTTAAGTTGATGAACGAAGTCAGATCCAGTTGCATACTCTGTCAGCATCCCAACAGCAAATCCAAACATTGCCCATCTGTGGGTAACAACAGCACATCAGAAAAGAGCAGTTCGTGTATGAAAAACTAGCAGGGTATTTTGGTAGGCGACGATAAAAGATGGTAATGGATGATGAATTTATATGTACATTTGCAAAATAAAGTATCATAACAATATCCGTGGTAATGTAACTCCATGTGTGTATGTTTATTTATAAGTTAGCAGCTCATCAAACTTCAGAGAAGTTTATTCATCTTAATAAAGGAATCTAGAATCAATGAACCATATTTGAGAAAATCATTCCAACACATAGCTGAATTTTgtgtaataataaaaaataaaaaataaaaaaaataaaaacagaaatagaaatagaaatttAGTTTCAAAATGGCAACAGTTAGTCAAATCCTGGAATCACCACTAGTACTTGTGATCTCACTTATGAAAGCTTATACGGAGTAACAACTTTCTATTAGAAGGACTCGTTTATCCAAAAATTGCATTAGATCCCACACATTTCTACTTGGTTTGCGTACAAGGAGAGGTGTTTGGAAAAAccgtttcaaatttcaaatttcaaatttcaatacgAAGGGTGGAACAACCGTTTTGTAAAAACTTGCAATCAAAATCTTCACATTGCATATAGTGATATTGAATTATCATTGGTTTCTAATGAAAACAACTTCATGTGAACTTTTTTATCTACTCCTAAATTGTACTCCCCGTCCGTTACCTATCAATTCTTTTAAGGGCATGGGCATGCCCAACATTTCATGATTAATGCATTCGAATGTATATCGCTTTCAAATAATAGAGCATGTAAACTATTGGAATGATGCTTTCAAATAATAGAGCATGTAAACTATTGGaatgatgaaattaaaattaaccaAGAAATACACATACTCTAGTTTGACAttcaattaaatattattctatGTAAAATTACAAGCAAAACTCATTAGtaatattttcaatttataAGGTGGACATGAGATAAACGTACATACCTGCCATTACCAATCTCATTTTTAGGAACAAAACCAAAAGCAGGGCCTTGATCAGCTTCTTCAAGCTTCTTCTGCTTAAAATAATCTTGAAGTTCCCTAGCCTTAGCCCTCTGAAACTCCAACGTAACCAAACTCTTATCTTCAACCATTGTAGTAGCCGAAGCCGACACCGGCtttggaggtggaggtggaggtggaggaggagaagaagaaggtgGCTTAGGCGACTGCAGAGGAGGAGCAGGAGAAGGAGCAGTAGGTCTTCTGATGGGACCTTCTGTCTGTGAACACCTTACAGTAAATGATGACATACAAGGCGGCTTAGTTTGTGATAACCTTAAGCTAAAGTTAGTTGTTGAAGATGAACAACATGATGAtgatgctgttgttgttgttgttgttggcagTCTCATACATGGGATTGAAGTTGCTACTgacatatcaatttttttatttttttttctagattgtatgagagagaaaatggagttCAAGTGTTATCAGAATCAGAACAATTTGGTTAAGGGGTAGATGAAATGTGGCTATTGTTTATTGGGGTGTTGTGGATTTTGATTGTTTATCAGCAAGTGGATAATGCCTACTTGCAGTGAGAAGCGAGTGTGAATAACGCACCTTTCTAGTCTGAGGCTGTACCTTACTCCACTTGGCTGTTTAGAATTCAGAATAATGCATTTATGAGAACTGGTTTGTTAAATCATTTTAGAGGAAGATTATTATAGACTACGCTCCCTATTCTTCTTATACTCTCTACTTTTCTGTTGTCGGTCTTCAAAATGAACATGATTAAGGTCATTCATTATACAGCTTTCTTAAACTACTACAGATGTCAATTGAGTTTTTTTATTACCATAAACAGGAAAACCAAAACTGAAACAGAAAAGGAACCAAATTCAAACTCAACACATTAGCCAAATCTAACCAAACCATAATTAGTCTAAATCTAGTCCAACGACCCATCTGCTAGATCAGTACGAgaaagaagatccagaaacctGGAAATGCATTGTGGTGTTAGATGACCGACTTGATTGTCATTTTATGTACAAAAACTTGCAAGTGGTATAGATAAGATTGAATACAAAAACACTTTAATTACGGCAACAAATACACACTTAGTCATGAAATTGAAAAGGGACATGATCTAATAACCCAAAAAAAGGATGGGTAATTGGGGAAGCAGTAGATGTGAAAAGAGGGAAGAAAAAATGGTTGAAAGAGATGACTGACAAAATCCAATCTGACGGTCCACCCAATTAAACAAAATTGACAAGATATTAACAAAATGAATCAGCCAGTAGAGGCATCCGAATGCCGAATCATAGCAGATGGCTGCACCCAGTACCCTCGAAACCTGAAGGACCTCGCTCTAGTATTCCCAAACTCACTCAGTAGGCGAATAAAAGGCTCAGTTACTTGAAGATGCTTAATTCACAGCAGCTAAGCCCCTTTCAACAAACAGCCCTATCTAAGGCCTCTTTCACAATGCAGAAGTCCAAACAATCAAGTGGCCCAAATTACATTATCCTGCAAGAACAAGTCTTCCCGTTCCCGTTGACAAACTCGTCATCAGATTCCCCATGTTCACTGCAATTTCAGTAAGATGTTGGTGAAATCAATGGGATAAATGTTGCATACACTAAGTTTATCTAAGAAACAGATGTTCTAACAAAGATGGAAATATGTTTCGAATTTTGCATACCAACAGATGCATCTAATAGTACTGTCACTGCTCGATAAATTAGAATCTCCACGGAACAAAACAATTTAACAGTCCATTTAATGGACAACagaaataaatagaaaagataAAGTTTGAACAGACATAAAGATTCAAAACTATCACTGCTGTAGGGATTAGGGAACACAGACACTCGGGGTGAAAAGAATCCAATTAGCATCTGCCCTCACAACACCATCCAGTGCAGCACTAACGTTTGTGCTTAAATTTTACAATGAAATCCATCTAGACAGACAACGCTTCAAGGAAAGGCAGATGCAACTCCTAATGATTTGAAATCCAAAAAAAATACCATATTGCTAGTATAGCAGCATCTGATAGCATTAGACAAGGGTTGTGCGAATAAAGGTAGCATACAAGTGCTCAACTTCCAGCATATACAAGTTACAAAAGCATAGACATGCCCACCAACACAACCTGTAATCCTTTATAATCAAAGCTCTCAGTAACAGCTTCATCTGTGTCTCTTACATTTTAAGTTCGTTCGGGTTATAATTTCCCTGGAAGAAGAAAGAAGCAGACGCATCATATATTAACTCCATACTACTGAATTCCATTATCTAGAGAGAAGCTATATAGGTTGGTAGGGTTTCTGTAATGTAATCTTTACCATTCTTATCCTGCTACAGATAGTACATGTGCCCTTTTATAGGAAATGTTACACCCAAACATTCATATATTTCTTTATTACTGATTCGTTTTAAAAAACAGTCGCACAAAATCAGCTCACATTTTAAATGACTCTACCTTGAAAGAATGCAATTATTTCAAACAAGCTACGAGTCAACAAGCAGCCTATTCATGATTCTCTGTCCAGTGAACGTAAATTGctttttttctcctttttaaGTTAGTGTGCATATTTAAGTGAAAATAATAGCTGACGGGTACTGAATTCTTTGAGACTGTTGTGAAACAGAGATATCTCAAGCAACATACTTTCGAGACTTCAAAGGCTACTTTCAAAACACAAGAGCAATGTGTGTTTTTAATGAAAAACATGTACTGACTTCATCAATATACGAAAGTCAAGTGGGATCCAAACCAAGAGGTTACGGATTTCAACATCCCCTCTCCCAATCTCATAGTTAGGTACTAGTATTGTGGACTTCTTTTCTTTGTGGGCTGGGATATCTGTCTTGCTCCTATCAGAATATCAATGTTCTTATCCAACAGTTGGGAATGATAATATACGTGGTTCCACGCCTTGGCCTTTTATCTACAAAAGTAAGGCTGTCTTATCAAGTAGAGACGGGAAAAGGAAATACTTCAAAGATAGGTTTCAATCTGTCActtgaaaaaaaatcaacacaaaGGATATGGCACTGAGCCATTTATCAGGCACTATTCTGATTGCGTCTTCAGCTTCATGGGGAATTGCCAGAAGACGAACACAAAAAAGGGAGGTAACACCACAAATTTATAGCATATTTCAAATAGAAGTAGACAGATCAGCATTAGGTTAATGCAAACAGTGAGGTCTTTGAAATTAGATGGAAAGTGGGGTAAATTCTCATTGATGATGTGTATTAAATATTGGACTCTCAGTCAGCTTTACAACACAGAATACAAAGAAGTAAGGTCAATACCTAGCTCAACCCATCCCTCTACAGGATCTATTGAAAATCAATACAGGTAAGGCTTCTCCTTTAGCTTTACAACACAGAACACAAACAAGTAAGCTCAATACCTAGCAGTCTAGCACAACCCATCCCTCTCCAGAATCTATCGAAAATCAATACAGTTAAGGCTGCTAATATCCCATTTGTACAGTACTTGCATGATGATTGATGTCAATGCAATTTTAACCACATATTGGGACAACTTAAGACAGATATATTTACTAATTTAATGGGATAGTGGGAGCACATATTAAGCTAAATAGAAATTCTATTGACTTCACGCAACGAGAGAAACAAAAGGAAATGATTTAGAATTTTTGATGCCAAATACTGGTCTGCACAGGGAAATTTCATCAATCAACCGACTAAGACCTAACGAAGTGTATGAAATGATTGGAAGTTGCAAAAGGCCATTTTCTGTGGACATATATGATCTTGGAGGGTTGCATCAGTTATCTAACAACAAGTGTAAACCCTAGAGCTATCCTACATGGATTCAGCCTTCTATATCCTAGGAGAATGAGTTGTGAACCTGATTACCTGCAATTCAAATTACAGTTAGCATTGTTCCATTTGGAGTTATGATAAGACCACAACTCATTAAGTTGACAAAACTTATCTCAACCAGGGTATGAAGGCATGACAAAG encodes:
- the LOC110778764 gene encoding light-harvesting complex-like protein OHP2, chloroplastic; amino-acid sequence: MSVATSIPCMRLPTTTTTTASSSCCSSSTTNFSLRLSQTKPPCMSSFTVRCSQTEGPIRRPTAPSPAPPLQSPKPPSSSPPPPPPPPPKPVSASATTMVEDKSLVTLEFQRAKARELQDYFKQKKLEEADQGPAFGFVPKNEIGNGRWAMFGFAVGMLTEYATGSDFVHQLKLILSNLGIVDLE